Sequence from the Chanodichthys erythropterus isolate Z2021 chromosome 12, ASM2448905v1, whole genome shotgun sequence genome:
TCAAACAACTACTGTATACAATCAACCAGTCCCACAGATGATCCAGACTTCTGGCATGGGTAAGAGTTGATGTTTACCATGTAGTTTACAGAGGGGTAAAGTCCAGGAGTCAGAaagttatcatcaggtgtcttcaataatggtcagtCATCattcaattaatcacttaattatctcattaactttaacactgcttcagtgagtggaatgaaaaatatggcagggcttttactttctgacccctggactttacacctctgcaTTTTCTAAACATTGAGAAGggaaaaattaattacatagTTCTGGCAAGAAACTGTGATGATGCAGGCTGATTGcatttaactccctgaggtctgaaaacgcgccggcgcgttttgcaggatttttttttcatatcgcagcaaaacagacttaaaatacgcTGTcgtgatgcgtgatttctccctctgaacaaactccaatctgatagttctcagaaaatgatctgtaacttatgaatactaatcacaaaaaaatgacacatatgtctaaagaaatgttgaaatgtcaggttttaaatcgtgcaagtcaaattgaaaagaaacattctgtgtttatgtaatctgtatgaaaagagagccatgtcagaagtcagtgattcagctcatgatctgctaatgcggccacgaccacggagccagcgctattcagacgcaaattcagaggcaatacatgtatcTCAATcctgtatttattgtcttgaaaagtgtttttttggatgttaaagccatggttagcgatctctagaagacatgccgttagttcctagttccttttcttctttatatgaatttgtggcctaaaggtgtacagaaagcgccctccggctgcaagtatgaattgaaaacaccattcctgaaatgtcctcttcttctttatatgaatttgtgtacaaaaactaaattaatatattgttttatatgaaggagtaggcagcataatttttacataattctgaagcaaaaactctagtctacaacctcaaatacccagaagtcttgtgaacacagatttaatatactttttttggccttatttcagtgacttaagttttttgttttttcaataaccacacataaacattattccttcaaaaatacaaacatgtacatacatgttcctcacatattattgtagcctagtttgtgctgaatacagtgtaatgacacttttgtcatttatatgtttatgaacaacagaaaaaagcacaaatgtcagggcatgtcaaaacttctccaggacCCCAACAATTCTCAGACCCCTGGGGGTTAACTAATTTGGTAGTGATCACATAATTATCTACACAGCACAGCTGGTTGGTTGGTTTCTGTTGCGTTCAAACATTCAAATATTTCAGACGACAATCACAAAGGCAACAGTCAAACACTGACCACCAACAtggtgaccaaacattttcaataaaacatcaacatctaaacctgttaattctcaaaaagaacttctgctgagatcttgagagaattaatgtcttcttttatcttcacaTTTCAGGCTGTGTAGctttaagtcagttgtagttgtgtttcattttATGAGAGTGCAAATATCGACATTAATTGTGGGCGCAAAAGTGATGTTGATTCATTGAGGTTAACGTTGacacattaacattgattttATCATTGCTTGCTATCTGGAATAAGCATTGCGCTTTATCACCATATTTAGTAATGGTAGTACTCAATGACACATTCTTTTTTAAGAGCAATATTTATTAGCAATGCTAAATGTGTGTAGTTGATTCAGATGCTTGTGTGTCTGACTCTGAGTTAGGCCTGGGCGATAAAACGGTATCGATATTTATCGACAGTACACCTTATTCGATAACGATAGAAAAAATGTTCGATACAACTCTCAATATAGTTtcacttaaatgcattaaaatgtaaacagacATGAAGTTCGGTTGCATGAAGAACTCTAAAGCTCGCTCCGTCCCTGGATCACAAACAGACAAAGTGACAAGCAAACAAGATGCTGTGGAGTTCAGTTGCACAATCGCAATGAGATcagaacacacaaacacatgaaaaCGAGTGCTGTACCTGCCGGTGACGAGgagattgtgaataaaaaaggactTATAAGCTTGTGAGTGTGGCAGTTTCATGGTTTTCTTACGTCTTTCAGTTGATTTACTTCAAGGTTTGTCTTGAaagagcagttgtcatgtagATATTGTAATGACCCAGCATTCAACACCAGCAGCCGGTTGCATTATGGGTATTTGTTTGAGTTGATTTATGCATTATTTAAGCAAGACAGTTGGGTTTTTGCTTTAGCAAAGTAATGTGTGTTTATGTTCAAGTTAATTTGGTTAATTTACCACCTGGTTATATAAAAAGTGTGCCTCTCACCATCATGGAGAGAGATGTGTACAGGAGGGACTTGACAATCTGGCCTTggctgtgtagttttttttttagctgtgtTCTGAATAAAAGGTAGAAAAAGACAGTAGTATCTCCTGCTGTTTTGTTCTATCTATAGAGATATTCATGATTGAATAGTGTATAAGACAAGAGCGTTCATGTTAGTAATGGCTAATGGCTCTGGTTATCCCCATGCTCTACTAAAGAACAGTCAGTTATCACAGTATTAACAGCTGCACAAACAGTGTTTCCACACAgttctgtttgttttctctTTCAGCTCCAATGGTTTACACCCAACAGCCCACTGCTCCTGCGTTTGACCAGGGTGAgcagaaaagatttatattcatgagactaaaggccccgatatacttcatACAAAGTtccttttgttctttgtttaggGGTCAAACAAAGCTCGAAATAGGTGAGCAATGATATACTGTAATCAACATCTGACGCCgctagatgaatatgtaaatatgtgctgtgcatttcttaacaaaataaacatttttatagaaaacattatattagtatttttatagaaagcataagaaaagtgTCTGATAACAACATTTgtatgttagcacgagctctgcaaattagcactgtagtcacatttatttcagaggtgtaaagtccaggagtcagaaagtaaaagtcctgccatatttttattccacccactgaagcagtgttaaagttaatgggatgttttaagtgattaattgaattatgattgaccattattgaagacacctgatgataacaagcaaaATCACAATTTAAGTCACCATCATAGAGATCAGCCTTGGTTGGGCTCTTgatccttgactttttaatattaggtTTTTATTTGGGTGATTCTAACTGTCATCAAttatcactcaattaatcacttaattatctaaTTAACTTTAACcctgcttcagtgggtggaataaaaatatggcaggacttttactctctgacccctggactttccacctctggtttatttatatagctctTTATTCAATAGAATGCTTAAAAACTatcagctttacagtatcaagcttaaaaaaacaatgtcagtgcctcatttcatataatgcaatataaagcggctatccagtgtgttcatgttttcacccactGAGATCTTACCTCAACGAATTCAACACGCGAAATGCGCCAGAGAAAAGTTCCACGCAAATGAAGGCTGAGCCTCAAcgcacacctcctattacgCTATCGTCAAGGACCAATGGTAgatgttttgcagctggagcgaacttttcctgaaagttagctttggcaagccgtttcgaacttccaaaaagaacacaaaacaaacttcgATTTGGCATTGTTTTGCTCTAAATTACGTCACATCAGTTTGTTATTCATTTTCGCTtgtatatcggggccttaatACAATCAAGCACTACTGAAGGTTTCAGCATGCACATGATGCACATGTATAGTATACTATACTGGAGATTTATGATCATATTATATGTATTTTCATCAAAATTACCTCTTTTTCTGCATATGTATCCCCAGAAATAGTTATTGCACCACGTCTGACTGAACTTCCTGGGCAGATAAAATGTCCTTACTGCAAGAAGCAGATCGTCACAGAGATGAACTTCATCAATGGGACGTTGGTGTGGGCCATCTGTGGAAGTCTTGGCATTTTACTGTAAGGAACCGCATTCACCAATTCCTacatacactgaaaaaaatggtttaaaatttTACCTTAGGTGTACAACAAGTTGTTGCTGAGGCAGTACCTTTAAAGGGAcattttgtaccttttttacTCCAAAAAGGTATTAATATTCGAGGTAAAGTCCAGgttcagaaagtaaaagtcctccAGTATTTTGTTCCAGTCACCTGGATTTGCTAATTAGCACAGCTTTTCAACCAGGAGGAACACAGCAAAAACTCCAGTGTTAAAAGAACTCTCCTGGGAGTAGTGAGAccagaggtggaaagtccaggggtcagaaagtagaAGTCCTGCCATAtgtttattccacccactgaaacagtgttaaagttaatgagataattattAGTGTTGGTTAATTGAATGATGATTGGTGCTTGTTGACagaaggagaaaatcacaaatctctctaacatttatttattaatttaataaacattcattgtGTGATAATTTTAACACAGTAAATGTTTCAGGAAGGTGATCTGAATTTTGATCTGATCTGAGTTAGATTtaaattattgattacagcagcactgtgattctacagcagaagatcagtgTTTTCAATATAATCCAAAAGATTTCTCAAAAGttgttctgatttaaaaaaaaaaaaaaaaaaaaaggaaaaaaatatttttttaggcacacacagacatcaagaatcagcgtatgaatctcaacagtggtgaggataataaagcatgttgcagtgcattctgggagccaccaatcaaaattcatcaatggctcccatcatgcaatGGCTTATCTGTGATGGTGACATAAAACTGTGATTTTCtactttggtgattctgcttgttaacagcaggtgttcatcattaatgctcAAAAGTCACACGATTAATGAATTATCTTGATTTTAATGGTCTTGTTTTGGTTTTAGAGGTCTGGTCTTCACCACAAAgttgtgtaaatgtgttaattttaaaatgacacATAATATGTGTAAAACAACTGAATCCTTCCAACacatttttatgcaatattaaCACAAAATGTGTAAACTAGAGTGTTACACATAATATGTGTCATTTTTCTACACATTTGTATGGAAAGTTTTATACATGAGGCCCCTGGACTTTACACCTTTACAATATTAGTACCTTTTTGGAgtaaaaaaggtacaaaattgtTCCTTTAAAGGTACTGCCCCAGCAACAAGCtgttgtacccctaaaggtacaattttaaacctttatttttctGAGAGAGGAATCAcaaatagttttattttaattttgcacTTAGGGTCATTTTTTGTGGATATTTAGTTTCTGATTGAATTGAAGAACCACTAACCAATAGCACGAGAAAAGAAAACTAATTTTTCAACacactatttttttctgttgttttctcTCCAGGATCTGGCCGTTTTGTTTGATTCCATTATGTGTGAATTCCTGCAAGGACATAGAGCATTACTGTCCAAGCTGCAAAAGCCTCATCCATGTGTACAAACGCATGTAGCTTGTCAGAAATCTGAATGACCAGAAGAAAAACTTACTTCTCTTTCCTTCTTTatgcagatagatagatgatagatagattagatagaatCACACGTttcttattataaaatgtataattaactCTGCAGGATAGTGTAATTAAGCAAAATATCTACGTACTATTTGTTGCCATTTATGCACAACatgtatgtttatttttgtttgttttttatttgattaaaatattctTAATTGAAAGGTcagcaaaactttttttttccctcaaaacCCCTAAAATAAACAAGATTTTAGCACTTTGGTATACTTTGCGGTTTTTAAAGtgctttaaataaatgattgattggttgattggttgattgatttGTTGTATCAGATTATGTTTATCTGATAATATATCATGTTTTTTCAGATCTAATCTAGATAATACCACACCACAAATGGGTCATTTGCCTTATTTTCAACTTATTGCAACTATGTGTAACTGGTACTTGACTCCGAAACTAAACCACACATACATAACACAATCCTTTGATTTTACTCTTTGTAGTGTGGACACTAGATGATGTTCCTGTGGGGTTGAAAGGGTTAAAGGTGCAACATAAAAAGACACacccacaaaatgtattttaatagtaacaaactgtaatttaaaaaaacagttatataatggcaacactgttgccagtagtttactgtaaaattgaGTTTTGTGGGTTACCATCGTGCTGAGGAGTAGTAGCCaactattattataaaatgctgggttaaaaacaactgggttgttttaacccaactattgtgtaaaaattgctgtattgcttgcttaaaatgatcctcaaatatgttggaaatgaacatttattaatattaaatataataattaaacaataaacatttaaattgtttattaataaatgatcaccttttgattattattgttgcctctagtaattatgtatCAGATTTTTAATATCCaatctattttgggttcattttaagctagccatatagtaatttttaaacaatagttgagttaaataaaactacccagcaggttgggcaaacatttaacccaactgctgggttaaaacaacccaatccattttcaacccaacttgggttgttttcagtgccagttattttggatatactgtatatcatatggcaaattttctcaagaaaaaaaaaaaaagctcaactaaTGCTTTATATAAATGGGAATCATTTGGTACTAcattaatattgaaggttaaaatgaactgatttgTGTACAAATTGAAACTACACTTAAGGaattttttgtaataataaagtaggcctactaactttaaaattatcgttttttgaaatataaatggtggctgtcaacttgatggatttattcaaacattcaTAGGCTactgaagaacattaaaaaatataattaggCCTAATATGTAATGTGCATATGTTTAgctaaatgctcctctctagagttcacttttctagctgactaatgagtttatggtcactgaatgtttttctgaggtaaatgtgacgttacgtgacattgtttacaagctgttataACATCTTTTTGCGGTTAAAACACTGATTACGCGAATACACAAGACATTTAGTTAAGatgtattgtatattttaacataccttcaaaagttcattcatgttcatttcacgctgtaactggtattaaaacAGAGGAGTTTACGTGCGCTTCACGCAGCCATTTCTCTTGAACTGATGAGCCTACAGCGgtcatgacacattaaagagcgccaaaactAAAATGGCCAGAATCTACGTTTCATGTCAAAAGCAACAAACGACAAATCATATTGTGATTTTTACTGGATGGTTACGTAGGCCTATCCTCGCGCTTTTTTAAGTGGGTATAAGGAAATCCTTGACCTTTCCTAGTGGGTATATGGCGTATACCTGCGTATCATGTAGACTACACCACTGGTGTTGCCAGTAGGCtatataattgtataattgtcaaattaaacaataaaacatctgaagctctgttaattctcagaaagagcttctgtagacgtctgacagaaataaagttaaTCTGGTTAGTAaaaagtgaagctggtaatattatttttgttgtttaaccCTCCTCTGCTGAGATGTTGAGtcatttaatgtcttttatcttgagttgatttcatctaaggctgtggctgaagtcagctgtagttcttgtgtttctgctcgtcttttttcttttcttgttgtttcttttctttcagtgattctgcttgttaacagcaggtgtttatCACCAATTCTCAATTACCActtaattaatcaattaattatcTGATTAACTTCGACAATGCTTCAGTGTTGTGGACTCATATGTGTTCATTAAACACTGGGGATTTTGTTGTAGGGTTTAAAGGGTTACACTTTTCTACAGCAATAAactgtaaattaattttaaagcaaCAAACCGAAAAACAGTAATTTACTGGCAActctgttgaacaaataaacattacataacTATTTGGTTTAGTTGGGTCAGTATATTAAATGGGGTATAccttatttaataatttaatgttaattgcattttaattaaaaataaaaatgaccccAAAAATTCACACTGCTCCAAACAGGTGAAAACTGACCCAAATAAACCAAATTGTTttcacacgagaatgaacctcatggTTCTTGaacatcaagcaaacatgcttgagcttctgtttactaGAACTGAT
This genomic interval carries:
- the LOC137033046 gene encoding lipopolysaccharide-induced tumor necrosis factor-alpha factor homolog → MNYGQFPPPFNGPAMVQTHIPPQMPAPQVYQNQQIQTTTVYNQPVPQMIQTSGMAPMVYTQQPTAPAFDQEIVIAPRLTELPGQIKCPYCKKQIVTEMNFINGTLVWAICGSLGILLIWPFCLIPLCVNSCKDIEHYCPSCKSLIHVYKRM